The following coding sequences lie in one Chloroflexota bacterium genomic window:
- a CDS encoding site-specific DNA-methyltransferase has protein sequence MIIVGREASPLSRSPIIRHMPIRDPQLRWPGKRPPAKATASLRLVEHHGDAKAAWANRLIHGDNLAALRALARDFTGAVDLIYLDPPFATGEGFHLNGKRHGASPKAYADTWGRGLAGYLQMLYERLVLAHKLLAQTGSLWLHIDWRAGHHARLILDEIFGRENFRNMVVWHYGGRGAKAVSGQFPRNYDLLLYYAKSPAAPFRKAHRIERVPLAEAPSIGIRKDAQGRWFKTSPRGDYTDESVAALDSKGRVHRTRTGSLRIKYFIEAENGHLLVPKLVGDVWDDVPDMMHAPMAERTGYPTQKPLALLSRIIESCTNPGDLVADLFCGSGTTLLAAEQSGRRWLGCDQSAIAVKTAVKRLEMLPGHIPFALYRTEA, from the coding sequence ATGATTATTGTTGGGAGGGAGGCCTCCCCCCTCTCCCGTTCCCCTATAATTCGCCATATGCCTATCCGCGACCCGCAACTCCGGTGGCCCGGCAAGCGCCCGCCCGCGAAGGCCACTGCCTCCCTCCGCCTCGTCGAGCACCATGGCGATGCGAAGGCCGCTTGGGCCAACAGGCTCATCCACGGCGATAACCTCGCCGCGTTGCGCGCCCTCGCCCGCGACTTCACCGGCGCGGTAGACCTGATCTACCTCGACCCGCCATTCGCCACCGGCGAAGGCTTCCACCTCAACGGCAAGCGCCACGGCGCTTCCCCCAAGGCCTATGCCGATACCTGGGGCCGCGGCCTGGCGGGCTACCTCCAGATGCTCTATGAGCGCCTAGTCCTGGCGCACAAGCTCCTGGCGCAAACGGGCAGCCTCTGGCTTCACATAGACTGGCGCGCAGGCCATCACGCGCGCCTGATTCTCGATGAGATCTTCGGCCGCGAGAACTTCCGTAACATGGTCGTCTGGCACTACGGCGGCCGCGGCGCAAAGGCCGTTTCCGGCCAGTTCCCAAGGAACTACGACCTGCTCCTCTACTACGCCAAGTCGCCCGCCGCGCCCTTCCGCAAGGCCCATCGCATCGAGCGCGTGCCGCTGGCTGAAGCGCCAAGTATCGGCATCCGCAAGGACGCTCAGGGCCGCTGGTTCAAGACTTCTCCCCGAGGCGACTACACCGACGAGAGCGTCGCCGCACTTGATAGCAAGGGACGTGTCCACCGCACCAGGACGGGCAGTCTCCGCATCAAGTATTTCATCGAGGCCGAGAACGGCCATCTGCTCGTCCCAAAGCTCGTCGGAGATGTGTGGGATGACGTTCCCGATATGATGCACGCCCCCATGGCCGAGCGCACCGGCTATCCCACGCAGAAGCCCTTGGCGCTCCTCTCGCGCATCATCGAATCGTGCACGAACCCCGGCGATCTAGTCGCCGATCTCTTCTGCGGCTCCGGCACCACCCTGTTGGCGGCGGAGCAGAGCGGCAGGCGCTGGCTCGGCTGCGACCAGAGCGCCATCGCGGTGAAGACGGCCGTGAAGCGCCTCGAGATGCTACCCGGCCACATCCCCTTTGCCCTCTACCGAACGGAGGCGTGA
- a CDS encoding CoA transferase — protein sequence MTRLPLEGMRILDLTAVWAGPHCTMLLCDWGAEVLRVESTQVYQPNTRGHMAKVPQDLPRIRKGWGSMYPDWTPGARPWNRYPVFQSHARNKLSMTVDLRRAEGYEIFMELLKTADAVIENNVPETIEKLHVTYEELVKVRPDLVMLRMPAYGLSGPYKNFRSFGMQLEGTTGHTWIRGYTDMDASMRDDTFFGDAAAGMVGAYAALLALRHRRRTGQGQLVELAQAENFIPYLGEAVMDYIMNRRVHATLGNRHPTCAPQGVYRCKGLEEWLTVTVNNDGEWRAFCEVIGRSDLLTDPRFATAIARYKHQDELDAQIELWTQVRTAWEAAQALQAKGVPAGPVLKDLELVADPQMASLDYFKELTHVDAGTHKYPGLMWSAAETPNELRTPPCRLGEHNPYVYKELLAKSDDEYRVLEETGHIGMDYAPHVP from the coding sequence ATGACGCGGCTCCCGCTGGAAGGCATGCGCATCCTAGACCTGACGGCAGTGTGGGCGGGCCCTCACTGCACGATGCTTCTGTGCGATTGGGGCGCGGAAGTGCTCCGCGTGGAATCCACTCAGGTCTACCAGCCGAACACGCGCGGGCATATGGCCAAGGTGCCGCAGGACCTGCCGCGCATCCGGAAGGGCTGGGGCTCCATGTACCCGGACTGGACGCCGGGCGCGCGGCCGTGGAACCGCTATCCGGTCTTCCAGAGCCATGCGCGGAACAAGCTCAGCATGACGGTGGACCTGCGCCGCGCCGAGGGCTATGAGATCTTCATGGAATTGCTGAAGACGGCGGACGCGGTCATCGAGAATAACGTGCCGGAGACGATCGAGAAGCTGCACGTGACGTACGAGGAGCTCGTGAAGGTGCGGCCGGACCTGGTGATGCTGCGCATGCCAGCCTACGGCCTCAGCGGACCGTACAAGAACTTCCGCTCCTTCGGCATGCAGCTGGAAGGGACGACGGGGCATACCTGGATACGCGGCTACACGGACATGGACGCCTCCATGCGGGACGATACGTTCTTCGGAGACGCGGCGGCAGGCATGGTCGGGGCCTACGCGGCGCTGCTGGCGCTGCGGCACCGCCGCCGCACGGGCCAGGGGCAGCTGGTGGAGCTGGCGCAGGCGGAGAACTTCATCCCGTACCTGGGCGAAGCGGTGATGGACTACATCATGAACCGCCGGGTGCACGCCACCCTGGGGAACCGCCATCCCACGTGCGCGCCGCAGGGCGTCTACCGCTGCAAGGGGCTTGAAGAGTGGCTGACGGTCACCGTGAACAACGACGGCGAATGGCGCGCCTTCTGCGAGGTCATCGGGCGGTCAGACCTGCTGACGGACCCGCGCTTCGCCACGGCCATCGCGCGCTACAAGCACCAGGACGAGTTGGACGCGCAGATCGAGCTGTGGACGCAGGTGCGCACGGCCTGGGAGGCGGCGCAGGCGCTCCAGGCGAAGGGCGTTCCCGCGGGGCCGGTGCTGAAGGACCTGGAGCTTGTGGCCGACCCGCAGATGGCGTCGCTGGACTATTTCAAGGAGCTGACGCACGTGGACGCGGGGACGCACAAGTACCCAGGGCTGATGTGGTCGGCGGCGGAGACGCCGAACGAGCTGCGGACGCCGCCGTGCCGCCTGGGGGAGCACAACCCCTACGTCTATAAAGAGCTGCTCGCGAAGAGCGACGATGAGTACCGGGTGCTGGAGGAGACGGGGCACATCGGGATGGACTACGCGCCGCACGTGCCGTAA
- a CDS encoding CoA transferase, producing MPPQALEGLRILDVTQLIAGPYATKLLADYGAEVIKIERPGTGDVTRQKGPFLHDEPHPEKSGLFLHLNAGKRGVTLDLKSATGRKLFLQLAKSAEVVVESFAPGTMESFGLGYEALKAVNTRIIVTSISNFGQSGPYRDYKISEIIAYAMGGPMHETGLPEREPMKLGGSVIQFQTGAAAATATAMAVWNAEVNGHGDHLDLSLFRTQASSQDRRTTMLVGAQYTGENGDRRPPGVSTANGIRPCADGYIAIMGASNRFAGVVRMMGQPELLTDPRFDTVVKLSMPDTSEEFDIHYIPFLMQYTKRELFMMAQKNGLPSGPIFTAEDLYTEPHIRERGFWAKMRHPVVGEITQPGRPFIMNATPWRKPEPAPILGQHNAEILGGLGYSARDLSRLHSLGVI from the coding sequence ATGCCACCACAAGCGCTCGAGGGCCTTCGCATCCTCGATGTCACCCAACTCATCGCGGGGCCGTACGCGACGAAGCTCCTTGCCGATTACGGCGCGGAGGTCATCAAGATCGAGCGGCCCGGCACGGGAGACGTCACCCGGCAGAAGGGGCCGTTCCTCCATGACGAGCCGCACCCGGAGAAGAGCGGGCTCTTCCTGCACTTGAACGCCGGGAAGCGCGGCGTCACGCTCGACCTGAAATCGGCGACGGGGCGGAAGCTCTTCCTCCAGCTCGCGAAGTCGGCCGAGGTGGTGGTGGAGAGCTTCGCGCCGGGGACGATGGAGTCCTTCGGCCTTGGGTACGAGGCGCTGAAGGCGGTCAACACGCGCATTATCGTGACCTCCATCTCGAACTTCGGACAGAGCGGGCCGTACCGCGATTACAAGATCTCCGAGATCATCGCCTACGCCATGGGCGGGCCGATGCACGAGACGGGCCTGCCGGAGCGCGAGCCGATGAAACTGGGCGGCAGCGTTATCCAGTTCCAGACGGGCGCGGCGGCGGCGACGGCGACGGCGATGGCGGTCTGGAACGCCGAGGTGAACGGCCACGGCGACCACTTGGACCTTTCGCTCTTCCGCACGCAGGCCTCGTCGCAGGACCGCCGGACCACGATGCTGGTGGGCGCGCAATACACCGGGGAGAACGGCGACCGCCGGCCGCCTGGCGTCAGCACGGCCAACGGCATCCGGCCGTGCGCCGACGGCTACATCGCCATCATGGGCGCCTCCAACCGCTTCGCGGGCGTGGTGCGCATGATGGGGCAGCCGGAGCTGCTGACGGACCCGCGGTTCGATACGGTGGTGAAGCTGTCCATGCCGGACACATCTGAGGAGTTCGATATCCACTACATCCCGTTCCTGATGCAGTACACCAAGCGCGAGCTGTTCATGATGGCGCAGAAGAACGGCCTGCCCTCCGGCCCGATCTTCACTGCGGAGGACCTCTACACCGAGCCGCACATCCGCGAGCGCGGCTTTTGGGCAAAGATGCGCCATCCCGTCGTCGGGGAGATCACGCAGCCGGGACGCCCGTTCATCATGAACGCGACGCCCTGGAGGAAGCCCGAACCGGCGCCGATACTGGGACAACACAACGCGGAAATCCTGGGAGGCCTGGGCTATTCAGCCCGGGACCTTTCACGGCTGCACAGCCTGGGGGTCATCTAG
- a CDS encoding alpha/beta fold hydrolase has translation MGEDDGRIGRVIEERDMTTFLFVHGASHGAWCWDEVMKLVEKDPRVRGAIAIDLVGHGARLKEKPAEAITLDDYIADIARAVRETRTQDIVLVGHSMAGASMPQAAAQVATQVKGLVFVAALIPNEGTTVRQNVATRPEEPTRTAQELYRAIFCNDMDAETADRLLARLTTEPQGPMEEIVRRPPLPPSLRRAYVLLTQDRAVIPERQRLFAANIGAQETVEIEAGHDVMVSKPQALAQALLRFA, from the coding sequence ATGGGGGAGGACGATGGTAGAATCGGGCGAGTCATAGAGGAGCGCGACATGACGACGTTTCTCTTTGTCCACGGCGCTTCGCACGGGGCATGGTGCTGGGACGAGGTGATGAAGCTGGTCGAAAAGGACCCGCGAGTGCGAGGGGCCATCGCGATCGACCTGGTGGGGCACGGCGCGCGGCTCAAGGAGAAGCCAGCCGAGGCGATCACGCTGGATGACTACATCGCGGACATCGCGCGGGCTGTGCGGGAGACGAGGACGCAAGACATCGTGCTGGTGGGGCATTCCATGGCGGGAGCGTCAATGCCCCAGGCGGCGGCGCAGGTGGCGACGCAGGTGAAGGGGCTGGTCTTCGTCGCCGCGCTGATCCCGAACGAGGGGACGACGGTGCGGCAGAACGTCGCGACGCGCCCTGAGGAACCGACGCGGACGGCGCAGGAGCTCTACCGGGCGATCTTCTGCAACGACATGGACGCGGAGACGGCCGACCGGCTGCTGGCGAGGCTGACGACGGAGCCGCAAGGGCCGATGGAGGAGATCGTGCGGCGGCCGCCGCTGCCGCCTTCGCTGAGGCGGGCCTATGTGCTGTTGACGCAGGACCGGGCGGTGATCCCCGAGCGGCAGCGGCTTTTCGCGGCGAACATCGGGGCGCAGGAGACGGTGGAGATCGAGGCGGGGCACGATGTGATGGTGAGCAAGCCCCAGGCGCTGGCCCAGGCGCTGCTGCGATTCGCGTAA
- a CDS encoding aspartate aminotransferase family protein — protein sequence MAPRTRGSFSTSFITSSQHHAPCEAPWTKRNVVMSRSSMTRPILPSSSPIYNLPMPPFGSLLPNIVAPPPGPNSRRLARSLARRESPGVSTIHLGQTPIVYTRAKGANVQDADGNIYIDMTGGFGVANLGHADRKVVAAVQRQSAKLLHALGDVYPSDARVQLVERLSKLVPIPNAKVMLCTTGSEAVELALKTALLATKRTGILAFDGAFHGQSYGALAVTSRPYFRAPFQDQLFQGVVRAPFPDPYRSHLSLEGCLQHVGKLLASPPEHVGPIGAVIVEPIQGREGEIIPVPGFLPGLRALCDRHGALLIADEMITGFGRTGAWFAVQHAKVVPDLLCLGKAMAGGMPIAACVGKASVMDAWRYEGPEALHASTFLGHPVAAAAALASIAELQRRNAPRQAKATGDWLLSELRGLQAKHPLIGDVRGMGLMLGIELVKDRAAKEPAPEAAARVMQAMLRKGVILLAGGAHGSVLSLTPPLTITKAQLAYAVKAMEEAMEEVMG from the coding sequence ATGGCCCCTCGCACTCGCGGGTCCTTTTCGACCAGCTTCATCACCTCGTCCCAGCACCATGCCCCGTGCGAAGCGCCGTGGACAAAGAGAAACGTCGTCATGTCGCGCTCCTCTATGACTCGCCCGATTCTACCATCGTCCTCCCCCATCTATAATCTTCCCATGCCTCCCTTCGGCTCCCTCCTCCCCAACATCGTCGCTCCTCCTCCCGGCCCCAACTCGCGGCGACTCGCGAGATCCCTCGCGCGCCGAGAGTCCCCAGGCGTCTCCACGATCCACCTCGGCCAGACGCCCATCGTCTACACCCGCGCCAAGGGCGCCAACGTCCAAGACGCCGATGGCAATATCTACATAGATATGACCGGCGGCTTCGGTGTCGCGAACCTCGGCCATGCCGATAGGAAGGTCGTCGCCGCCGTCCAGCGACAGTCCGCCAAGCTCCTCCACGCCCTCGGCGACGTCTATCCCAGCGACGCCCGCGTCCAGCTCGTCGAGCGCCTCTCCAAGCTCGTCCCCATCCCCAATGCCAAAGTGATGCTCTGCACCACTGGTAGCGAGGCCGTCGAGCTGGCCCTCAAAACGGCCCTTCTCGCCACCAAGCGCACCGGCATCCTCGCCTTCGATGGCGCCTTCCACGGCCAGAGCTACGGCGCCCTCGCCGTCACCTCCCGCCCCTATTTCCGAGCCCCCTTCCAGGACCAGCTCTTCCAGGGCGTCGTCCGCGCGCCCTTCCCCGACCCCTATCGCTCGCACCTCTCCCTGGAAGGCTGCCTTCAGCACGTCGGAAAGCTGCTTGCTTCGCCTCCGGAGCACGTCGGCCCTATCGGCGCCGTCATCGTTGAGCCTATCCAGGGCCGCGAGGGCGAAATCATCCCCGTGCCGGGCTTCCTTCCCGGCCTGCGCGCCCTCTGCGACCGCCACGGCGCGCTCCTCATCGCCGATGAGATGATCACCGGCTTTGGGCGCACCGGCGCGTGGTTCGCTGTTCAGCACGCCAAAGTCGTCCCCGACCTCCTCTGCCTCGGCAAGGCCATGGCCGGGGGCATGCCCATCGCCGCATGCGTCGGCAAGGCGAGCGTCATGGACGCCTGGCGCTATGAGGGCCCCGAAGCCCTCCACGCAAGCACCTTCCTCGGCCATCCCGTCGCCGCCGCGGCCGCCCTCGCCTCCATCGCTGAGCTTCAGCGGCGCAACGCCCCTCGCCAGGCCAAAGCCACCGGCGACTGGCTGCTGAGCGAGCTCCGGGGCTTGCAGGCCAAGCATCCCCTCATCGGCGACGTGCGCGGCATGGGACTGATGCTCGGCATCGAGCTCGTCAAGGACCGCGCGGCCAAAGAGCCCGCCCCCGAAGCCGCCGCGCGCGTCATGCAGGCCATGCTTCGCAAAGGCGTCATCCTCCTCGCCGGCGGCGCCCACGGCAGCGTCCTCTCCCTCACGCCCCCGCTGACGATTACGAAGGCACAGTTGGCCTATGCGGTGAAGGCAATGGAGGAGGCAATGGAGGAGGTGATGGGGTGA
- a CDS encoding restriction endonuclease has product MLTKEALPKYREFMQPTLKALHDLGGSGSIPEINEKAISYMDLSSGMLAVPHGNTQTTEVEYRLYWARTYLKMVSLIGNSERGIWALTAKGRATREIDSKQIVNEVRKLLQRPRLKASETAPLPSEEDNAEEEKRWSDLLLERLLAMPPAAFERLCQRILREAGFIQVEVTGRSGDGGIDGRGVVRVAGLISFNVLFQSKRHKGSLGANVVRDFRGAMIGRADKGLLITTGTFTPDALKEATRDGAPPIDLIDGEQLTQKLKELNLGVHSKMVEAVEVDSKWFDSI; this is encoded by the coding sequence ATGCTGACCAAAGAAGCGCTTCCAAAATACCGGGAGTTCATGCAGCCGACACTCAAGGCGCTTCACGACCTTGGTGGCAGCGGTTCCATCCCTGAAATCAACGAAAAGGCCATCTCGTATATGGACTTGAGTTCGGGAATGCTGGCTGTTCCCCACGGGAATACTCAAACAACTGAGGTAGAGTACCGTCTCTATTGGGCTCGTACCTATCTGAAAATGGTTAGCCTAATCGGCAACTCTGAAAGAGGTATTTGGGCTTTGACGGCTAAGGGGAGAGCAACAAGGGAAATCGATTCGAAGCAGATAGTCAATGAAGTTAGGAAACTGCTTCAACGCCCCCGCCTGAAAGCTTCAGAAACTGCTCCATTGCCATCAGAAGAGGATAACGCTGAGGAAGAGAAAAGATGGAGTGATCTTCTCCTCGAGCGATTGCTGGCTATGCCTCCTGCTGCCTTTGAACGACTGTGTCAGAGAATTCTTCGTGAGGCTGGGTTCATACAAGTCGAAGTCACTGGGAGATCTGGCGACGGAGGAATAGATGGTCGAGGTGTGGTTCGTGTAGCTGGCCTCATCAGCTTTAATGTGCTTTTTCAATCAAAAAGGCATAAAGGGAGTCTCGGAGCAAATGTAGTCCGAGATTTCCGCGGGGCAATGATAGGTCGCGCTGATAAAGGTCTCCTCATCACAACAGGAACCTTCACTCCTGATGCCCTGAAAGAAGCAACCCGTGATGGCGCACCCCCAATAGACCTCATCGACGGAGAACAACTCACTCAAAAACTAAAGGAGCTCAACCTAGGCGTTCATTCCAAAATGGTTGAGGCTGTTGAAGTGGATTCAAAATGGTTCGACTCCATTTAA
- the lipA gene encoding lipoyl synthase: MLAERRLPPWFKVKFPGGPNYLRLKALMRLQGLHTICEEARCPNIGECWEYGTATFMILGEICTRRCAYCNVTTGRPNPVDPAEPRRVAEAAKAMALRYAVVTSPNRDDLPDGGAAIFAATIAEIRALNPACKVEVLIPDFMGVERDLLTVLDASPDVLNHNIETVAGLFKRVRPKGSYDRSIRLLADVKRHRPTMTTKSGIILGMGETDDQVLETMADLREADCDILTLGQYLRPSDKHIPVARFLAPDQFASLKSRGLAMGFKHVESGPLVRSSYHAHEHAESAAAIA; encoded by the coding sequence ATGCTTGCCGAGCGAAGGCTGCCCCCCTGGTTCAAGGTCAAGTTCCCAGGCGGCCCCAACTATCTCCGGCTGAAAGCCCTGATGCGCCTGCAGGGCCTCCACACCATCTGCGAGGAGGCCCGCTGCCCCAACATCGGCGAATGCTGGGAGTACGGCACCGCTACCTTCATGATTCTCGGCGAGATCTGCACCCGCCGCTGCGCCTACTGCAACGTCACCACCGGCCGCCCCAACCCGGTTGACCCCGCCGAGCCGCGCCGCGTCGCCGAAGCCGCAAAAGCCATGGCCCTCCGCTACGCCGTCGTCACCTCGCCCAACCGCGACGACCTTCCCGATGGCGGCGCCGCCATCTTCGCCGCCACCATCGCCGAGATTCGCGCCCTCAACCCTGCCTGCAAGGTGGAGGTCCTCATCCCCGATTTCATGGGCGTCGAGCGCGACCTTCTCACCGTCCTGGATGCTTCTCCCGATGTCCTCAACCACAACATCGAAACCGTTGCAGGCCTCTTCAAGCGCGTGCGCCCAAAGGGCTCCTACGACCGCTCTATTCGGCTACTGGCGGATGTAAAGCGCCACCGCCCCACCATGACTACCAAGTCTGGCATCATCCTGGGCATGGGCGAGACCGACGACCAAGTGCTCGAGACGATGGCCGACCTCCGCGAGGCGGACTGCGATATCCTCACCCTCGGCCAGTACCTGCGCCCGTCCGATAAGCATATCCCCGTCGCACGCTTCTTGGCTCCTGACCAGTTCGCCTCGCTCAAGAGCCGGGGCCTGGCGATGGGCTTTAAGCACGTCGAGTCCGGCCCCTTGGTGCGCAGCTCCTATCATGCCCATGAGCATGCCGAGTCCGCGGCGGCCATAGCCTGA
- the lpdA gene encoding dihydrolipoyl dehydrogenase produces the protein MDATYDLVVIGGGPGGYTAAIRASQLGMKVAVVEKEEMGGVCLNWGCIPSKALLRNAEVVNLVRNAAQYGITLQNLQFDIASAIDRSRKVVETRVKGVGFLMRKNKIDVVKGGARLAAANKVAVDAAGRTLTAKNVIIATGAQARDLPGLVRDGKTIITAREALELRQTPKSIAIVGGGAIGCEMAYFYRSYGAEVTVIEMLPHLVPNEDEEVSRELERAFAKMGIGVKAGFTVEKAEARNGLMQLTLGPAQEGGTVDCEKVLLGVGVKPNSDGLGLEPLGVQTTKGYIAINDRMATNVPGIYAIGDVTGKLLLAHVASAQGVQAAEAIAGRPVRPLAYSDMPRATYCQPQVASMGLTEKAAKEKGYDVKVGKFPFMANGKATAIGASDGFVKLVVAAKTGEIIGAHLVGHDVTEMLAEISITKMLEGTALEIGKTVHAHPTLSEAIKEASLGAYGEAIDM, from the coding sequence ATGGACGCCACCTACGATCTAGTGGTCATCGGCGGCGGCCCCGGCGGCTACACCGCCGCGATCCGCGCCTCCCAGCTCGGCATGAAAGTCGCCGTCGTCGAAAAAGAGGAGATGGGCGGTGTCTGCCTCAACTGGGGCTGCATTCCCAGCAAGGCCCTCCTTCGCAACGCCGAGGTGGTGAACCTGGTGCGCAACGCCGCCCAGTACGGCATCACCCTCCAGAACCTCCAGTTCGATATCGCCTCCGCGATAGACCGCAGCCGGAAGGTCGTTGAGACGCGCGTCAAAGGCGTCGGTTTCCTCATGCGGAAGAACAAGATAGACGTAGTCAAAGGCGGGGCGCGACTCGCGGCGGCGAACAAGGTGGCGGTTGACGCCGCCGGCCGGACGCTCACTGCAAAGAACGTCATCATCGCCACCGGCGCTCAGGCCCGCGATCTCCCCGGCCTTGTGCGCGATGGCAAAACCATCATCACCGCCCGCGAGGCCTTGGAGCTGCGCCAGACGCCCAAGTCCATCGCCATCGTCGGCGGCGGCGCCATCGGCTGCGAGATGGCCTACTTCTACCGCTCCTATGGCGCGGAGGTCACCGTCATTGAGATGCTGCCCCATCTGGTGCCGAATGAGGACGAAGAGGTCAGCCGGGAGCTGGAGCGCGCCTTTGCCAAGATGGGCATCGGCGTCAAGGCAGGCTTCACCGTGGAGAAGGCGGAGGCCAGGAACGGCCTCATGCAGCTGACCCTGGGCCCGGCCCAGGAGGGCGGAACGGTTGACTGCGAAAAGGTCCTCCTGGGCGTGGGCGTCAAGCCCAACAGCGATGGCCTTGGCCTGGAGCCCCTCGGCGTGCAGACGACGAAGGGCTACATCGCCATCAACGACCGCATGGCCACCAACGTCCCTGGCATCTACGCCATCGGCGATGTGACGGGCAAGCTCCTCCTCGCCCACGTCGCCTCCGCCCAGGGCGTCCAGGCCGCCGAGGCCATCGCCGGCAGGCCCGTGCGCCCCCTGGCCTACAGCGATATGCCGCGTGCCACCTATTGCCAGCCCCAGGTCGCCAGCATGGGGCTGACGGAGAAGGCAGCCAAGGAAAAAGGGTACGATGTGAAGGTCGGAAAGTTCCCCTTCATGGCCAACGGCAAAGCCACGGCCATCGGCGCAAGCGATGGCTTTGTGAAGCTCGTCGTCGCCGCCAAGACCGGCGAGATCATCGGCGCGCACCTGGTGGGCCATGACGTGACGGAGATGCTGGCCGAGATCTCGATAACCAAGATGCTGGAGGGAACCGCGTTAGAGATAGGGAAGACCGTTCACGCCCATCCCACGCTCTCCGAGGCGATCAAAGAAGCGAGCCTCGGCGCCTACGGCGAAGCGATAGATATGTGA
- the pdhA gene encoding pyruvate dehydrogenase (acetyl-transferring) E1 component subunit alpha — MSMTLKEMWIAKEVALELYRKMVLIRRFEEKCAEMYGRAKIGGFLHLYIGEEAVATGMIPLLQPQDTIVSHYREHGHAIARGLDTKRLMAELFGRSGGTSKGKGGSMHLFDDSKGFLGGYAIVGGMMPVATGIGLASNYLKTNSVCLCIFGDGAVNQGEFHESFNLASLWKLPVLFLLENNGFGMGTRVERAHAGTEIFHLADAFRIPSEKVDGMDLLAMRDASQRAIDYVRSGKGPFFLEAMCYRFRGHSMADPVAYRNKEEEELWKRKDPIANFRREMELSGLVTPKMIADVEKSVEDEMAEAVQFADASPPLAPEAIYDDIYKE; from the coding sequence ATGTCCATGACCCTGAAGGAAATGTGGATAGCGAAAGAAGTGGCGCTGGAGCTCTATCGCAAGATGGTGCTCATCCGCCGCTTCGAAGAGAAGTGCGCCGAGATGTACGGCCGCGCCAAGATCGGCGGCTTCCTCCACCTCTATATCGGCGAAGAGGCCGTCGCCACCGGCATGATCCCCCTGCTCCAGCCGCAGGACACCATCGTCTCCCACTACCGGGAGCACGGCCACGCCATCGCCCGCGGCCTGGACACCAAGCGCCTCATGGCCGAGCTCTTCGGCCGCTCCGGCGGCACCAGCAAGGGCAAGGGCGGCTCCATGCACCTCTTCGATGACTCCAAAGGCTTCCTGGGCGGCTATGCCATCGTTGGCGGCATGATGCCCGTCGCCACCGGCATCGGCCTCGCCAGCAACTACCTGAAGACGAACTCCGTCTGCCTCTGCATCTTCGGCGATGGCGCGGTGAACCAGGGCGAGTTCCATGAGTCCTTCAACCTCGCCTCCCTCTGGAAGCTTCCCGTCCTCTTCCTCCTGGAGAACAACGGCTTCGGCATGGGCACCCGAGTGGAGCGCGCCCACGCCGGCACCGAGATCTTCCACCTGGCCGATGCCTTCCGCATCCCCAGCGAAAAGGTGGACGGCATGGACCTCCTGGCCATGCGCGATGCCTCCCAGCGCGCCATAGACTACGTCCGCTCCGGCAAGGGCCCCTTCTTCCTGGAAGCGATGTGCTACCGCTTCCGTGGCCACTCCATGGCCGACCCGGTGGCCTATCGCAACAAGGAAGAGGAAGAACTGTGGAAGCGCAAAGATCCCATCGCCAACTTCCGGCGCGAGATGGAGCTGAGCGGCCTTGTCACCCCCAAGATGATCGCGGACGTGGAGAAGAGCGTGGAGGACGAGATGGCCGAGGCCGTCCAGTTCGCCGATGCCAGCCCGCCCCTGGCGCCGGAGGCGATCTATGACGATATCTACAAGGAGTAG